The genome window TTGTGAGAACGCTAATGAATGCTAACAAAccaatcagcatcatcatgagATTCACTCTGATCGCATCCATGGCCCTCCTTGGTCTTGCCCTGGCCGCTGCAACGGAGTCCAGCACCGACGACGTTGGCAGCACTAAGGTTTCCGATGGCACTCTCGATGTATGAGGCATAACCCAGAATCTGGTCTGCATGGCTAATTCTCGTTTTCTCAACAGGTAAACTACTGTGGCGAACGGTGCGAATACGACTGGGAATGTCGTCGCGGAAACCGCTGCCACGAGTGCCGCAAACAGCACCACGAGGTGAGTGTACCTTGTTCACTACTAGATCGCTTACTGATTGTGGTTACTAGCGCTATGGCCGCTGCCGCGAGCGATATGACTGAGCTCATCCTCGACTCGGCCTGGCAAAGTGAGGTATGCAGAAGGAAGCACGGTGGTCAGAATGGAAGTTAAAGTTTAGCCGTTACCTTAGGATCAGATACGGAatggaagatgttgttgcGGCAAAGTGAGTGCATTCCCGTAGTCGGGACCTTTCAATGCCAATAAACTGTCAGTAGAATGTACAGTGGTATAAACCGACACGGCAGGTACCAGCAGATTGTGTTGCCATAGGGACAGTATACTACTTGCCGCTTGGGCCATCAACTAAGTAATAATGCATCGCTGTCGAGTTGACGTTATAGTGAAGTGTGTTAACTTATTCTGAATGATGAGCTGTTACACAGAATGAATTTACTGTATGTGTCAGAGTGAACTAGTTTATAGCGCGTACAACGTTAGACAACAGATGAGTCGTATGGCTACTTCCACGCTACAGAGGATCCGACTGCAGTGGAAGAAACATAGTGCGTGGGCCGTGTTCGAGTGGAGCCTGATCGTTCCCCAAATATTCCTGGGATCTCAATTGGCATACGCCTAAAAGTAATATCTCACAGGATACAGGTGGTAACGATCGTGATGACTGGAAACACGTGAGAGATACTTAACTGTCTGCTTTCGGGGCCGAATCTCACGATTTTGGAGGGAGGGTCGTGCTTTCATTGCGGATGGATAAAGTACTtagtctactactacctggcCACGAGGATCTAGACTGTACTAAACCTGGAAGCTATGCTTAGCCAACGTATCCATGGAGGATGCATAGGACCAGTTCTTGGAGGCGTCTGATGAGTGAAATGTTGGGTGTGACTGGTCGATATGATACGGAATTATTCCGGCATCGGATATCACCTCAACGTAGCCGAGGCAGCGCATGTATAAAGACGATGAAGTGGACTCTTTTATTAATCGTAGCAAACCTACCTATTATCCACAATGCGAGTCTATTCGTCGATCGACTCCAGCAACGCCCTCGCCTTCCACAACGGTCGCGTATATACCATCAACGACGACCAACCCTGGGCCGAGGCATTTATTGTATCCCCGACGGGGGTCATCGAACACATTGGCAGGAACGGAGCCATCTTGGAGATCGCCTCGGCTCGCGGCCTCATTCAATATGACCTGCGCCAGCGCTTTGTCATGCCGGGCATCCACGACGCCCATACGCACCTGCTCGTCGCTGGCCTACAAGGGCTGAACGAAGCCCGCATCGGCTTCGACTCCACCCCCGACAACCTCACATCTCGACTCGCTAAAGGTTCCTGCGCATGCGCCTACGCCAATGTTACCGGGGACTGGCTCATCGGGAACTTCTACCAGGCCAGCCATTTCCCCAACGGCGTGCCCGATCGCAAATACCTAGATGATCACTACCCCGATCAGCCCGTCCTCATCCGCGAAGTCTCCTGTCATCGAATCTTGCTAAACACGGCTGGGCTTATCCGTGCTGGAATTGATCCTAATGGCGCCCCAGATCCAGATGGAGGGTACTACGTCCGCCGAAAAGATGGAATAGCCCTCACGGGGGAAGTAGTTGAAAATGCCATGACGGCTGTCTTTGACTGTCTGCCTATCCCGCCGTTGGCGCATGTCAAACGCGCGATCCACCATGCGATGTCCATATGCCACAAATTCGGAATCACCTCCTGTCAGGAAGCGTCGGCGAATACCTTATACCTACATGCAGTGCGAGAACTGGAACTAGAGAACCGGTTGGATCTGGATATACATACGCACATTGTGTCAGCGCCGGTCTATTTCGCCATGGAGCCGCAGGATAGTCTAGCCGGGTTGCTCGATGTGGCGGAGGGATTCAGAAGCCGACATGTGCATACTCAATTTGTAAAGTTCTGGCTGGATGGGGCTCCACTGCCTCCGGAATTCACGCAGGCAGATCTGGATGCGAATGGACAGCCGATCCCGACGCATTTGGCGCTGGATAGGGACTTCCTCTACGAGGCTGTGAAAAAATACGATGGCCGGGGCATGACGTGTAAACTGCATGTCGCCGGTGAGGGATCTGCTCGACTGGCGCTAGATGTCATCGCCAAGGTCCGGGAAGGAAATCCGGCTGGTCCCAGACACGAGCTTGCTCATTGTAATGCGGTGCACAAGGGTAAGTCCATTTCCGTTTGCTGAATCGTCGGGCGTACTGATAAGGTATCAGATGATATTGCGCGGTTTGCTCCGTTGAAAGTGACTGCGGAAATGTCACCCGCCATCTTCCATCACGATGTTGTGGAAGAGTATCCCGAACTCAACAAATGGGCTTTCAACGGGGTGCTCGCGTCGGGCGCACTCATGACCATTGGCTCGGACTGGATGCTCCCCGAGACGCCATCATTATTTGATGCCCTGGCTGCGATTGTTGAACGCGTCCGATACAAACCTGGAGGGAGA of Aspergillus luchuensis IFO 4308 DNA, chromosome 7, nearly complete sequence contains these proteins:
- a CDS encoding uncharacterized protein (TransMembrane:1 (i36-56o)) encodes the protein MTHYQIDNPIVEPYYACTTLVYIVRTLMNANKPISIIMRFTLIASMALLGLALAAATESSTDDVGSTKVSDGTLDVNYCGERCEYDWECRRGNRCHECRKQHHERYGRCRERYD
- a CDS encoding amidohydrolase (COG:S;~EggNog:ENOG410PJKU;~InterPro:IPR011059,IPR013108,IPR032466;~PFAM:PF07969,PF01979;~go_function: GO:0016810 - hydrolase activity, acting on carbon-nitrogen (but not peptide) bonds [Evidence IEA]); the protein is MRVYSSIDSSNALAFHNGRVYTINDDQPWAEAFIVSPTGVIEHIGRNGAILEIASARGLIQYDLRQRFVMPGIHDAHTHLLVAGLQGLNEARIGFDSTPDNLTSRLAKGSCACAYANVTGDWLIGNFYQASHFPNGVPDRKYLDDHYPDQPVLIREVSCHRILLNTAGLIRAGIDPNGAPDPDGGYYVRRKDGIALTGEVVENAMTAVFDCLPIPPLAHVKRAIHHAMSICHKFGITSCQEASANTLYLHAVRELELENRLDLDIHTHIVSAPVYFAMEPQDSLAGLLDVAEGFRSRHVHTQFVKFWLDGAPLPPEFTQADLDANGQPIPTHLALDRDFLYEAVKKYDGRGMTCKLHVAGEGSARLALDVIAKVREGNPAGPRHELAHCNAVHKDDIARFAPLKVTAEMSPAIFHHDVVEEYPELNKWAFNGVLASGALMTIGSDWMLPETPSLFDALAAIVERVRYKPGGRCRRLALGETAMQRGGEILCRVLTLSGAEAVGAQHRTGSLEVGKMANFIVVDRDLSQGNFKGANVLETWFEGRKVYQA